Within Epilithonimonas zeae, the genomic segment AAACGAGAGATTGGCAGGAAGAAGTTTTTGGTAAAGAAGCATTCAACTTTACTCATAACTTGAACATCTCCGGAGGTAATTCCAATTCTGCTTTTACATTATCATTAAACCACGTTGAAGAGGATGGGATTATGATTAATTCTGGCTATAAAAGAAATATGGCCAACTTCAAGTATGATTTTGATATCAGCAAAAAATTGAAAGTAGGAGTGACAGCAAGATATAGCCAAACTTTCATCAATGGTGCTGGAACTGCAACTGCAGGCTCTCAAAGTACAAACAGACTTAGAAATGTTATCCGATACAGACCATTTGAAAATGGATTAGGTACGGGAACAGGTTCAGACGAATTTGATACAGACGATTTCGCAGTGACTAACTTGGTAAATCCAGTGTTGCTTTCTAATAACGAGATCAAATATAATAATGCCGATAACTTATTCTTAAACGGCGTTATTACGTATAATATCTTCAAGGATTTGACTTTCAAAAGTACGATTGGATATGTACAGAATGATCAGGAGATTCAGCAATTTTCTGGTCCTAAAACATACTTGTCTAGAATCTATTCTGATATGTCTGTTGTTCAGTTAACAAGCAATCAAAGTAGAAGAATAACTAATACCAATACGCTAGCATATAAGAAAAAAATAGGCAATCATAAAATGGATTTCTTATTAGGTCAAGAAATTGTGAAGACAGATGGTAATAAAACAGATATGACTGTAAGATGGTTGCCAACTTCTATGGATGCTAACCAAGCGTTTGCCAACATTATTCTTGCCGCTCCACCAGCAGGAATGGTTCAAGATGCTCCTTATGCAGGTGTTTTACCTCCATATAGACTGGCATCTTTCTTTGCTAGAGCCAATTATATTTATAACAACAAGTATATCGCAACTTTATCTATAAGAAGAGATGGATCTAACTCATTTGGACCAGCTAACAGATGGGCTAATTTCCCATCCGCATCATTGGCTTGGAAAATTGGAGAAGAGAACTTTCTGAAAGATTCTAAAATAGTTAATGATCTTAAACTACGTGTCGGTTATGGTCAATCTGGAAATGATAGAATTGCAGCATTCTTGTTCGATACATTCTACAATCCTTCCAGCACATATGGATATACAGGTGGAGTTGGAATCATTACAGGAGCGGCTGCAGGAAACATTAAGGCAAATAAGAACATCAAATGGGAAGCAACGGTTTCTAAAAATGCAGGTTTAGATTTTACACTTTTCAATAAGAGAGTTTATGGAGCAATTGATGCTTATATTACAGATACAAAAGATTTGTTATTACTAGCAAAAATCCCTCAGACTTCTGGTTACGAGTATGAATATCAGAACTCTGGAAAAACTCAGAACAAAGGATTAGAATTCAGTTTAGGAGCTATTGTTGTAGGTAATGAAAATTTTACTTGGAAAACAGATTTCAACCTTGCGGCTAACAGAAATATGATCAAAAGTTTAGGTTCAGTAACTCAGTCTGGAACAGATTTTTATCTGCAACCTTCCGGATGGGTTAATAACTTATTTGATTTCAAAGTTCAGATTAATCAGCCAGTTGGGATGTTCTACGGTTATGTAACGGAAGGTAGATATGAGGTAAGCGATTTTGATTTCAATCCGGCTAATAATACTTATAAGTTAAAAGATGGAATCCCGACAACCAGTTCTGTAGCTTTAGGAAACAGAGCAGCGCAACCAGGAGATCTTAAATTGAGAGATATTAACGGAGATGGAATAATCGATAATAAAGATCAAACAGTCCTAGGAAACGCTCAACCAAAATTCTACGGAGGTTTCAACCAAACTTTCAAATACAAAAATTTTGATATGAGTTTGTTCTTCAACTTCTCTGTTGGAAACAAAGTTTATAATGCTAATAAAATTGAGTTCACGACCAAGTATCAGTATACAGACCAAAATATGTTAGGCGATATGGCCAACAGATGGAGATGGTTTAATGATGAAGGTGTAAAAGTTACAGATCCTACTGCATTAGCAGCTCTGAATGCCAATACTACAATGTGGACGCCAACAGGAGGTAACTATTTCTTACATTCGTACGCAATAGAAGATGGATCTTTCCTGAGATTGAATAACGTAACAATCGGATATTCATTAAATAAGGATGCGCTTAAAGCCATTGGTATTACCAATTTGAGATTATATGCTACGGCAAATAATGTATTTACAATTACCGGTTATTCGGGATATGATCCAGAGGTAAGTACTAGAAAAAGTACACTTACTCCTGCTGTAGATTATGCAGCATTTCCACGAAGCAGATTTTTCTTAACAGGTATTGATGTAACTTTTTAATTCAAAAAAAATGAAAAAACATAGACTTTTAATTGCAATATTGAGTTGTACACTTACTTTATCTACAGTTACTTCTTGTGATAATTTCTTAGATGCAGAGAACATTTCTAATTCTAATGAAGAGCAGCAGTTTGATAGTACTGCAGATACTTTCACAGCATTGATTGGTGTTTACAATCAGGTTAT encodes:
- a CDS encoding SusC/RagA family TonB-linked outer membrane protein, translated to MSGLKLGIQSAFIKTTIASVFLLPAFGLAQELIKVSGKITSDQNKPVQNVEVTVRNSKFSTMTNKAGQYELNVPKNATLIIRSKGFEEQEVEVNGRTSINVSLAKFDGNKEKAIDEVVLVGYTTVSKKDVTNSVASVKGDQLNDMPVNSAAEAIQGRMAGVQVTFGEGAPGSDPEIKVRGGTSITQDNAPLYIVDGIQMDNALSLISPKEIESIEVLKDASSTSIYGARGANGVVLITTKSGRKNAKTTVNYNGYTGVRSIAKKLDVMSPYDFVLYQYELYNRDGDPQLHDKFISLYGNYEEIRDAEGRIIDPGINRYKTIQTRDWQEEVFGKEAFNFTHNLNISGGNSNSAFTLSLNHVEEDGIMINSGYKRNMANFKYDFDISKKLKVGVTARYSQTFINGAGTATAGSQSTNRLRNVIRYRPFENGLGTGTGSDEFDTDDFAVTNLVNPVLLSNNEIKYNNADNLFLNGVITYNIFKDLTFKSTIGYVQNDQEIQQFSGPKTYLSRIYSDMSVVQLTSNQSRRITNTNTLAYKKKIGNHKMDFLLGQEIVKTDGNKTDMTVRWLPTSMDANQAFANIILAAPPAGMVQDAPYAGVLPPYRLASFFARANYIYNNKYIATLSIRRDGSNSFGPANRWANFPSASLAWKIGEENFLKDSKIVNDLKLRVGYGQSGNDRIAAFLFDTFYNPSSTYGYTGGVGIITGAAAGNIKANKNIKWEATVSKNAGLDFTLFNKRVYGAIDAYITDTKDLLLLAKIPQTSGYEYEYQNSGKTQNKGLEFSLGAIVVGNENFTWKTDFNLAANRNMIKSLGSVTQSGTDFYLQPSGWVNNLFDFKVQINQPVGMFYGYVTEGRYEVSDFDFNPANNTYKLKDGIPTTSSVALGNRAAQPGDLKLRDINGDGIIDNKDQTVLGNAQPKFYGGFNQTFKYKNFDMSLFFNFSVGNKVYNANKIEFTTKYQYTDQNMLGDMANRWRWFNDEGVKVTDPTALAALNANTTMWTPTGGNYFLHSYAIEDGSFLRLNNVTIGYSLNKDALKAIGITNLRLYATANNVFTITGYSGYDPEVSTRKSTLTPAVDYAAFPRSRFFLTGIDVTF